TACAATTTAATTAATCGTTAAAAACTAACATTTCATTTTGCTCTCTACGTAAATCGAACCGTGTGGTAGAGCCCTAACTTTAGGATCTACCAGTAGTTGAATCACCGCTCATCAGACGAGACGTCTAATGGCAGATCGAAAATGAATTGTTAAGGTATTAGTAAGTGATGTGACTCAGGAATGGAGAACAAAAGAAAACATGAGAGATGAGAGATACTGTTTTCTGTCTATTCTGCCTTTGTTTCCTGAGAATTATGCGGCTTCACCAAGCAAGCGCCTCCAAAGCCGCGGAAAGTAAGACTCTTGTTTGCTTTTATGTTCTTTTGTTTTGTTCTGATCGATTAAATGTTGGGACAGTCGAATGATCGCTTCTGCAGCAGGACAACCTGGATGGCTTAACACAAACGGGTCCCGATCGTAGACGGACTGGACAACATTCATGTCATGGGGAATCTGACCTGCCTGAGATAAACCAGCATGTAAAAATAGTTCGGTCGTTTTCTTTAATTGCAGAAATACGTTTTCAGCCTGGTCAGCAGAAGTGTATTGATTTATGAGGGCTTGTATTTCCAGTGACTCAATTGTGGATAATGATTTGATCGTCGCATAAGCATCGGCAATCGCCGTTGGCTCAGGAGTTGTTACAATCAACACGTCATCGGCAGAAATGACAAACTCTCTGATACTTCGATGAATACCCGTTCCATTATCTAGAATTAAATAATCGTGAGTGGCCTCGAGTTCCTGCATTTGTTCTAGAACATCTTTGCGAACTGCTTTCGAACAATCCGCCAGATCTGTCAGTCCACTGGCGCCTGTCACCACACTGATTCCTAACGGGCCTTGTAATTGAATTTCTTTGAGAGAACGCGCTCCGCTCACAACATGAGACAGATTCCAATAACCGTTTAAACGACACAGTAAATCAATATTACCCAATGCCAAATTCACGTCCATCAGACAAACTGATGCTCCAGACTGCGCCAATGCTAATGCTAGATTCAAGGAAGTAATCGATTTGCCAACGCCTCCTTTACCGCTGCAAACCGCAATCGTACGACAGTCACTGGTTTTTACATTCTCAACGATTCCCGGTTGTCGTTTTTCCATTAAACCGCGTAGAACCTTCGCCTGATCTCCTCGCGACGTGAGAGACCGTCGCTGCCCTGTAGCTGACAGGACAGCAGAACTTTTTTCTGCCTGATTCAAATTGAACTCGTTGATGGCTGGAGTCATCTGACTCACCTTCTATCTTAAATCCATGTTAAAAATGATTTGTCTTCTAACTTTTAAAAACCGAATTCGAAAATTTCTAGCTCATAACAAGCGATCTTCTCCCAAAACTAAACGCGCCATTCGGGCAGCATTCGCGGGTTCTATATCATCGGGAACATCCTGGCCTGTGGTCAGATATCGGATCGGAAGTTTTGTATTCTGACTTAATGTAAGTAGACTGCCCATCACAGGGGCTTCATCCAGCTTGGTTAGAATCATCGATGAGGGATTCGCAACTTGAAATCGTTTAGCAATGGCTTCCAGGCTTCTGGAGCTGGATGTCATACTCATCACCAGTGATACTTCATCGATGGGAACTTCACGAAATAGTTGTTCCAATTCTTGAATTTTGAGATCATCACTGGGACTTCTCCCCGCTGTATCTACGAGAACCAGATCCAAGCCAACCATTTCATCTAAAGCTTGCTGCATCTCTTGAGGATTGCTGACCACTTTCATCGGAAGATCAATAATCTCAGCGTAAGTACGTAACTGTTCGACGGCAGCGATCCGATAGGTATCTACAGTCACGAGCCCCATCTTGATATTGTCACGTAACCGAAAATTAGCAGCCAGTTTGGCAATCGTCGTTGTTTTGCCGACTCCCGTTGGTCCTACTAAGGCCACGACTTTTCGTTGACCGGAAACAGGTCGAATCGGTGGTGCACATACTAACTGTGCTTCAATCATGGCTGCCAAAAGCGATTTACTGGCAGACACATCCTTTAATTGTTCAAGAGTCGAATTCTCTTTGAGCCTTGAAATCAATTGATGGGCAATATTCTCATCAACCTCTGAATCAATCAAGTCTGTATAAATCTGGAATAGCTCGGCAGGCACGTCTGTTGAAAGCTGAGGCTGAGAGCGGGTACGTCGATCTAATGATTCCAGCATCTCTTGAATTGCATTCAGCTTTTCTTCAAATTGTTTTGTGGGGTCGTAGGGTTCATATTCTGTTCTTCTTTGTTGAATCTGTTCAAACTTGTTGTGAGTCGCTGGATTCTGATGAGCCCGCTGATCAAACTGCCTGCGTGGTGCAAAACTATTACGCTCATGTCGAGTATTTGGCGTTTCATTCTGGTGGACAGAGGGTGCATTCTGATAAGAGGTTTCTGGTAACGCAGCCGATTCAGAATGACTTTGTACCGGTTTCAGATTAGATGCCCGGTGTCGTACTCCAGCAGAGCGCGTCTTTTTCTGAACTGCAGAAGGTGTCCGCACATTAATACCCAGCCCAGCTGTGATTTCATACTCTTCCTTAGATTTCGACCAGGGCAGTAGACTTTTTCGCCCCGGAATCTGTTTGGTTTGCAAAATGACAGCATCACTGCCCATCTCTTGGCGAACAAGGTTCAAAGCGTCCTGCATTGATTCCGCTTTAAAAGTGCGAACATCTGACATAATTCACGTTTCCTCTACTTAACTTATCAGTACGTATCTCGTTTTATGATTATTAGACTCAAAGTCTCAGTTTTAAATTACGTTTGTTATTGTTTGTGTTATTTCTTTGTTCAGGCTGCTCCCACGGCTGCTTCTGTTTTGAGATGGCTCGCGGAAACTTGTCCGATAGCCTCAACATCGGTATCGCGGGTTACTTCATTTAGACTTAAGACTACCAGACGTGGTAATAAGGGTGCTGTGATCTGTTTCAAACCGGCTCTGATTTGTGGGTTACATAAAACAATCGGATGTCCGCCTGCTTCAACCAGAGATTCGATGTGATCGGCAATCGCCTGTGTAATCATTTCGCCTGTCTGTGGCGCCAGCTTGATGACTAAACCATGCTCGTTGTAGTCGATGCCTGACATGAGGACATCTTCCAATTCGGGATCGAGAGTCACGACTCGCATTAACCGCTTATTGTCTCG
The Gimesia aquarii DNA segment above includes these coding regions:
- a CDS encoding P-loop NTPase: MTPAINEFNLNQAEKSSAVLSATGQRRSLTSRGDQAKVLRGLMEKRQPGIVENVKTSDCRTIAVCSGKGGVGKSITSLNLALALAQSGASVCLMDVNLALGNIDLLCRLNGYWNLSHVVSGARSLKEIQLQGPLGISVVTGASGLTDLADCSKAVRKDVLEQMQELEATHDYLILDNGTGIHRSIREFVISADDVLIVTTPEPTAIADAYATIKSLSTIESLEIQALINQYTSADQAENVFLQLKKTTELFLHAGLSQAGQIPHDMNVVQSVYDRDPFVLSHPGCPAAEAIIRLSQHLIDQNKTKEHKSKQESYFPRLWRRLLGEAA
- the flhF gene encoding flagellar biosynthesis protein FlhF: MSDVRTFKAESMQDALNLVRQEMGSDAVILQTKQIPGRKSLLPWSKSKEEYEITAGLGINVRTPSAVQKKTRSAGVRHRASNLKPVQSHSESAALPETSYQNAPSVHQNETPNTRHERNSFAPRRQFDQRAHQNPATHNKFEQIQQRRTEYEPYDPTKQFEEKLNAIQEMLESLDRRTRSQPQLSTDVPAELFQIYTDLIDSEVDENIAHQLISRLKENSTLEQLKDVSASKSLLAAMIEAQLVCAPPIRPVSGQRKVVALVGPTGVGKTTTIAKLAANFRLRDNIKMGLVTVDTYRIAAVEQLRTYAEIIDLPMKVVSNPQEMQQALDEMVGLDLVLVDTAGRSPSDDLKIQELEQLFREVPIDEVSLVMSMTSSSRSLEAIAKRFQVANPSSMILTKLDEAPVMGSLLTLSQNTKLPIRYLTTGQDVPDDIEPANAARMARLVLGEDRLL